The DNA window CCGGCTGCCACCTCAATCCAGCGGTCTCGCTGGGCTTGTGGGCCGGCGGACGTTTTCCCGCCAAGGACCTGATCCCCTACATCGTAGCCCAGGTAGCGGGAGCATTGCTCGCCGGACTGGTTCTCTACATCATTGCCAGCGGGGTGAGGGGTTTTGACATCGCCGCCAGCGGTTTTGCCGCCAACGGCGTGGGCAGCGCTTCGCCTGAAAAATACCGGGTTATCCCATGCCTGCTGACAGAAATGGTGTTGACCGGAATGTTCCTGCTGGTGATCATGGGAGCCACAGACAAACGCGCCCCGGCTGGAATGGCCCCAATCGCCATCGGCCTGGCGCTCACCCTGATCCACCTGATCAGCATCCCGGTTACCAACACCTCCGTAAACCCCGCCCGCAGCACTGGAGTCGCTTTCTTTGCCGGCTCCATCTTCATCAGGCAGTTGTGGATGTTCTGGGTGTTTCCGATCATCGGCGCTTTGGCCGGCGGATTAATCTACCGGCTGCTCTTTGAGGACAAAGAGGAGGCCTGAGCGGCTTTAAACAAGTTTCAAAACTGAAACCATCACGGCGGAAAGAATATTTCTTGCCGAAAATGGCGGTCTGTCTTTTTTGGAATCACAATGATTAACGCTAAAGAACTGATCCGAAGTTTGGACTGGCTGCGTGATGACATCATCGGCCGGAACATTGCCATCCCCACACCTTACGGTGCCAGGCCTCTGGTTTATGCAGACTACACGGCCAGCGGCAGAGGCCTGAAATCCGTTGAACGTGCTGTGCAAAGAATCCTGGCTTATTACGCCAACTCGCACACGGAAGACGATTTTACCGGCA is part of the Candidatus Cloacimonadota bacterium genome and encodes:
- the aqpZ gene encoding aquaporin Z, whose protein sequence is MPNITRRMGAEFFGTFWLVLGGCGSAILAGTLIGPVGISLAFGLTVLTMAYAIGHISGCHLNPAVSLGLWAGGRFPAKDLIPYIVAQVAGALLAGLVLYIIASGVRGFDIAASGFAANGVGSASPEKYRVIPCLLTEMVLTGMFLLVIMGATDKRAPAGMAPIAIGLALTLIHLISIPVTNTSVNPARSTGVAFFAGSIFIRQLWMFWVFPIIGALAGGLIYRLLFEDKEEA